TCGGTTTATGTTCTACAGTGTATAGACACATGTACTGTATGGGATCAACTGCCGACCACCACGATCTCACATTGTCCTTAGTGGACAGCATGAACAGTTATGATCCTTAGCTAATAAGAGGAGAAGAACAAACAAAAGTGGATAAGGGACATTTCATTCAGTCTACACATATGAAGCATCCACTCATTTGAGTATCGGAATCACTTTTCAAGTCCTCACCTCACCACCGAAGAAGGACCTCGGACGTAGAGGAAAACGACTACTCACTAGtccaaaaatttaaaacctGGTAAGAACAACACACAGACACTGTTCATACTCTATGCTGAAGCATAAAATGGCAATGAGTTGATATCATAGATGTGGGCTTGCGAGGATTGTATTGTGCCGAAGTTCAGAACCTCCAATTTAGCAACAAAATTAGAAATTTGTAGGTATTTTGAAATAATAGTTGAGTTAttgcttttgattttcttttaaacCAAGCAGTTATTAGCATATCGTATATGTATTTCGGCTAAATTAACACTTAAAAATCGTAGATATATTATTAAGAATTTAAGATCACTTCAGTTAGCGAGAGCATTATTGTGCTTATTTTAATGGAATCATTATGTCTGCAATTAAAGGAGTACATACATGTTACGTAGTAGTACATATTTACCTTGAGCAAATTTGAAGACAACCTCAAAAATTTTCCAACAATAATGGACTGTTAAGACAGCACCACGTTAGGTACGATGTTTCTGCTTCATATCTTAGTAATAGTTAAATAACTGCTACTTGCACAAATTgtatttatacttattttttatatccaaTAACTTTTACACGCAAGGATGAGAtaccaagaaaagaaaagaattgtgataaaatgagtaataatagagaaatggagaaaaaatgaacatagatcaattattattataaaaactttGGTCTTTGTATATAAATAGTATTATTCTAGACTGGGATTGGGAAGACACTAGATAGACAGCAGGAAGACCAAAACCAAATTCAATTATTGTATACAGTACCCTCAGAAAAGGATGGGGAAAAAAAGGTTCGTCCTTGTTGATTGCCTCACTTTATCCTAGCCCATGATTCTATAAATTCTTTACCACATCTACAGAGGATGCATATACGGCTTTGTGtagatctttttttcttttttacttccttgtatttatttatattattatgaatTTGTTTATTTGGTTTGGTTTCACTCATGGTCActacataatttatttcaaaagcaCACCTAGAAAAGTaatgttatattatataaattgccCTTTTCATCCAATTAAAAAAGGAGAGCACTTAAGCAGCACTCTGATTCTCAGTTAGGTTGTCCCTATTTAAGTATAAATTGTCATATTAAACCCTTTTTTCATATTGAACCCACCCAAATATAATTgcctattaaattatttatggtCGAACTTTTTGTCATTCAAAACTAGCCATTGTATTCAACATAGGAAAACAAATTGAATAATGAATGGAAATGCTTGAATTTCAATAGTGGCAACATAAAAAAAGGTGACTCAACTATGACATTTGGCAAGCATTATGCACATTAGTGTTCTTGGTTATCAAGAAATTTCAGAGTTGATTTGGCAATAATACTTGGTTATACTTATTATCTTCTAATAGCTTAATTACTTtatgtcaacaaaaaaaaaaaacttaattactttttattgttACGCTATGATTTCGCGCTTACTTCAGGATGGTTTCTGTCTTTCTCAGTTTACGCATAATGCTGAAATCATTGTGCCAGATTTTGAaccacatgaaaataaaaaacacaaaaaacaagCGAAAGACAAGAAGACCAGAAATCAGATTGTATTGTAATAAGAGCCGCAAAACTAAGTCAAAGAAACTGATAGCAAATCAAGATTGTGATATGAGATACATTATCATTtgattaataaatgaaaaactcgACCAATATTGGCAGTTCTTTCCTacctttatttaatttgttgtcCAGACTCCAGGATATTGAACAATATTGAAAATGACACCTTTAGTAGTTCACATTAAAGGAAATAGTCAATCCTGACTAAGACATAGTAAATCacgtaaatatatatttgatttcaaCCTGaattataaaacttaaaatgtAGTCATatacatgtaaaaaatatttcaaatacaaACATCTCTTTATGATTTTATACTACGCATTCACGTAGCTAAAAAGGAGGGCTCAGTTGTTCTACTCCAAAAAGTGAAGAAATAATAATTGTAGTTGTACGTTACTCCACTTAAGTATATAGATGTAGATTAGATTTtgcaaattcaattttatttcaaagtGTAGTAATTTATGGTGGTTGAATAGTAAAAACAATactaattataaacaaaatgaGCACTACTGTTTTTGTTtggtttaatttgtaaaaaattctATCTACATGTGATTTTCTAGCACAGAAAAGGCAACAAAATATTGTGTGCTCCATTAGGATTCTTGTCATAACATAAAAAAGGATTTACAGACAATCACACGTGAGAAATACAAGCGAAAACTATATATAATGGTAACAAGTTAGTGAAAAGGAATTGGCATTTAAAAGTGCATAAATCTAATCTAATTTTAGAATAATCAACCCTTGTTTATAATACTTAAttggtaaattaattaaaatatacaagtGGTGCTTCTCTGTCCAAAAAAGATATTTGGCGCTTGGACTTTGGAAGATTGCCTTGCTTCAAATCTGACCAGGCAGGACCGCAAGGGTGAAACACAGTCCTAATTAGTGATTCCTAAATGGCATTCTTTTCTAGAGTCAAACTAGCGGGAACTATGAATTTCATGTTCCCTCCCTCTTTCaaatttctttccctttttcccCCAATTGCCACCCCTTCAACTTTTTCCCAAAAATTCAACAACTTACCCAATTCATTCAATCCACCTCTCAAAACACTAAATAATTCGACTTGACTTACACTTCACACATTCATttatttgcataataatttgAACACAACAGAAGACCCCGCTTTAAAATTTTGGtaagcaaataaataaaacgCTCGAATTTCATTTCATCAGATCATAGATCATCATAGATCCCAGCTCAGCATTTGATCATCGGAGGTTAAAAACTAGTCATAGATAAAAGATTCGAATTTAGGTCATTAGCGAgacattttgttgttgttaaaaaTTGTTCGTTCTACGGCGCCGACATACCTCAGTCTATagtaagaagaaaacaaaatgttGAAACAAGGCACAACTGAGAATGAAAAATAGAGGACTAACTACATTACCAAAATTGGACTTGaataatttctcattttcttacAACTGTTGTTGACATCCAACCCACACACTCATtcaacagagaaaaaaaaaaactaaacatataCACTTTGGGAAAGGGTTAGGGGAAGGAACATCCTAAAACAAAATCTAGAATTCTCCTCAATAATTGTTCATCTAGAACtagaataatgataataataataataataattaaaatgattgatTAATTTGGTTCAGGCATAAACGGATCCATAAGAGAGCGACATCAACAACACCGCagctttctcttcctctcctaGCTTCTTCCAATGCGATCGGTGCAACAACACTTCCCTCCCCAACGCGCCACCGCCAATTCCGCCAATTCCGCCGCCTCCGCCGGTcctctttcctttccttccGTCCTCGGTGCTCCCCTTGTTGATTCCCAGGAtcgctctcttcttcttcctgctTCTGATCCCGCACGCGTTGCACAGAGACTGCAAGAAAATGATAAGCAATTAGCAGAGTGAGATCAAGGGTTGGCTTAAAGCCACGTGGCGCGATCTGAGAAATGGAGATGAGAGTGAGAGTACTGACCTTAGGTCCTGCAGGACCACCCCTCCAGAGAGGGGTCTTGGTGGTGCCGCAATCGGCGCAGGTTTTCTTCTGCTCATTGTTGCTGCTCGGACTGTTCCCTGAGGAAGGAGCGTTAGGGTTTGAGTTTGAGTCCTCAACTTCAACCTCCGATCCCTGAAAAACACAACCTGAATTAGTGAAACAAACCCTAATTAGAAATCATGAAACGATAAGAGAAGGCTAGCACTCACTTTTCCAGTTGGATCCACCATTCTGATCTCCGAGATCTGAGATTCGATTCCCAGAAGCTGATTTGAATTGATTCCGCGGAATCAGAGCGAGAGAAGAAGCAGAAGCATGCAGAGAGTAAGAGAGTGAGTGAGTggggtgagagagagagagagtgagaagGAAAGAGGGGAAGAGAGAGAAgtttatagagagagagagaga
This region of Glycine soja cultivar W05 chromosome 17, ASM419377v2, whole genome shotgun sequence genomic DNA includes:
- the LOC114392648 gene encoding GATA transcription factor 16-like, encoding MVDPTGKGSEVEVEDSNSNPNAPSSGNSPSSNNEQKKTCADCGTTKTPLWRGGPAGPKSLCNACGIRSRKKKRAILGINKGSTEDGRKGKRTGGGGGIGGIGGGALGREVLLHRSHWKKLGEEEKAAVLLMSLSYGSVYA